The following coding sequences are from one uncultured Desulfobacter sp. window:
- a CDS encoding peptidoglycan recognition family protein gives MKIEPCANFYFSTGSAPFPVIALILIVILLTTVPGWSAQNYSRSDLVGFQNRIVDYRSRINPRFRKRVRPNTRLIIVHTSELGLESTLRVVSRGKRFKNGRGTPGGHANYVVARNGTVYRILDKKYRADHAGLSMWNGVANVSDISVGIEFVGYHYAPLTDSQYRSGGMLLYILKRFYGLGDKDVLTHSQIAYGKPNRWFSKNHRGRKRCAKNFDRIRAGLGSTWAFDPDVRAGRLTPDPMLANVFYPAPGTGIRSGKKRSLALASDVISTQNSAWTIAGEDYDAPGTVYVLPWGKTLAGDKVASSLGWDRLPAGTKVLLNQETEQVRTQAKSIIKTISGRMTAWSHAGGAYHADSTIYFLPSGKSLTGRVISDWDDLPAGTRLVVGYKGPFNLTKYKTAYKIAGTKFKDPGTIYHIPGRGPVPGNKISDFSDLPKGTGVYLPIAG, from the coding sequence ATGAAGATTGAACCTTGTGCCAATTTTTATTTTTCAACGGGTTCTGCTCCCTTCCCCGTTATTGCCCTGATACTTATTGTCATACTGTTGACAACGGTACCGGGGTGGAGTGCACAAAATTATTCTCGTTCGGATCTTGTCGGTTTCCAGAATCGTATTGTCGATTATCGTTCCCGGATCAATCCCCGGTTTAGAAAAAGGGTGCGCCCCAACACCCGGTTGATTATCGTGCATACCTCTGAGCTGGGGCTGGAAAGTACGTTGCGGGTGGTGTCCAGGGGAAAACGGTTTAAGAACGGTCGTGGCACACCCGGGGGGCATGCCAACTATGTGGTGGCCAGAAACGGGACGGTTTATCGGATTCTGGATAAAAAATACCGGGCGGATCATGCCGGTCTCTCCATGTGGAACGGGGTTGCCAATGTCAGTGATATCTCTGTGGGCATTGAGTTTGTCGGCTACCACTATGCCCCGCTCACCGACAGTCAGTACCGGTCCGGGGGGATGCTGCTTTATATTCTTAAACGGTTCTACGGCCTTGGGGACAAAGACGTTTTAACCCACAGTCAGATTGCATACGGCAAACCCAATCGATGGTTTTCTAAGAATCACAGAGGGCGTAAACGATGTGCGAAAAATTTTGACAGAATTCGCGCAGGGCTTGGATCAACCTGGGCTTTTGATCCCGATGTCAGGGCAGGGCGCCTTACGCCTGATCCCATGCTGGCCAACGTATTTTATCCGGCACCCGGTACCGGTATTCGTTCCGGAAAAAAGAGGTCCCTGGCCCTGGCGTCCGATGTTATTTCAACGCAGAATTCGGCCTGGACCATTGCCGGTGAAGATTATGATGCCCCCGGTACGGTTTATGTGCTGCCCTGGGGGAAAACCCTGGCCGGTGACAAAGTCGCTTCAAGTCTGGGCTGGGACCGCTTGCCTGCGGGCACAAAGGTGCTGCTTAACCAGGAGACGGAACAGGTCCGGACCCAGGCCAAAAGCATCATCAAAACCATTTCCGGTCGGATGACGGCCTGGTCCCATGCCGGGGGGGCGTATCATGCGGACTCCACCATCTATTTTCTCCCTTCGGGGAAAAGTTTGACCGGGCGTGTGATTTCGGACTGGGATGATCTTCCCGCCGGCACCCGTCTGGTGGTGGGGTATAAAGGGCCCTTTAATCTCACAAAATATAAAACAGCCTATAAAATCGCCGGAACCAAGTTTAAAGACCCCGGAACCATTTACCATATTCCGGGCCGGGGGCCGGTTCCGGGCAATAAGATTTCTGATTTCAGTGATCTGCCCAAAGGGACTGGGGTTTACCTGCCCATTGCGGGGTAA
- a CDS encoding CHASE2 domain-containing protein produces MNADFENAFRRSTSTWWQFTVVLLITLVLCFGVQTHRAVFKSADNFFYDLLLETTATGTVSDRITIIDIDETSLAAVGQWPWPRYLVAKLIKALSDNRPAAIGIDILFPEPDRSSLKNIQRQFQKDFALNIGFTGIPPAMQDNDLYLAHIFKQADVVGARYFYFDHFNKKLPPLRIPFDVVDQSRRLSPDQAEGVLTNTLQIETSLKYTGFLNNRSDMDGLLRSTPLLVALKDKTFTNLSLSTFLKAHNIKNVHVSENFFGPYIEAGEYKISITRNGYMQIRFTGPGRAHKFISAADILNQNYSPADLKGKILFIGASATGLGDIHHTVFDPNYPGVETHAAILSSVYENRQVIAPIWSNAFISGLCLFTGILMSFLLFFSASPMGLLVGTAFWSAILLTSSLLCFIKISVFVSPVWPFLLTVFTFVFISFVRFIAAKKASFAWFKLLTQAQQFTIKTVVSLVETRDPETGQHIVRTQTYAKALGVHLKQAGLFTDILTDGYIETLYHAAPLHDIGKVGIPDNILLKPGKLTDEEFEIMKTHASMGRDTLQRTDAKEMDNSFLKMGARIAGAHHERWDGKGYPDGLCGEKIPLCGRIMAICDVYDALISERCYKPAFSHEKAMNIILSEKGALFDPRLVDGFFAIENTIQSIAARYKDS; encoded by the coding sequence TTGAATGCCGATTTTGAAAACGCGTTCCGGCGCAGTACGTCAACATGGTGGCAATTTACGGTTGTTTTACTCATAACACTGGTACTGTGTTTCGGCGTACAGACCCATCGCGCCGTATTTAAAAGCGCCGATAATTTTTTTTATGATCTTTTGCTTGAAACCACCGCAACGGGAACGGTGTCAGACCGCATCACCATTATCGATATTGATGAAACCAGCCTGGCCGCCGTCGGGCAGTGGCCCTGGCCCAGATATTTGGTGGCCAAGCTAATCAAGGCCTTGTCCGACAACCGGCCCGCCGCTATAGGAATTGACATCCTGTTCCCCGAGCCGGATCGCAGCTCACTGAAAAATATTCAGCGGCAATTCCAAAAAGATTTCGCCTTAAATATAGGATTTACCGGTATTCCCCCTGCAATGCAGGATAACGATCTATACCTGGCGCATATTTTCAAACAGGCTGACGTCGTGGGCGCCAGGTATTTTTATTTCGATCATTTCAATAAAAAATTGCCGCCGTTACGCATTCCTTTTGATGTCGTTGATCAATCCCGGCGTTTAAGCCCTGATCAGGCTGAAGGCGTCCTGACCAACACCCTTCAAATTGAAACCTCACTAAAATATACCGGATTTCTTAATAATAGATCGGATATGGATGGTCTGCTGAGATCAACACCGCTCTTGGTTGCATTGAAAGATAAAACGTTTACCAATTTATCCCTTTCCACTTTTTTAAAAGCCCACAATATTAAGAACGTGCACGTATCGGAAAATTTTTTCGGTCCTTACATAGAAGCCGGAGAATACAAAATTTCAATAACGCGAAACGGATACATGCAAATAAGATTCACCGGACCCGGCAGAGCCCATAAATTCATCAGTGCGGCTGATATTTTAAATCAGAACTATTCCCCGGCGGACCTTAAAGGGAAAATTCTTTTTATCGGGGCCTCTGCAACGGGGTTGGGTGATATTCATCACACTGTTTTTGACCCAAACTACCCGGGGGTAGAGACCCATGCTGCCATATTAAGCAGCGTTTATGAAAATCGTCAGGTGATTGCCCCCATATGGTCCAATGCTTTTATTTCGGGGTTATGTCTGTTCACCGGTATCCTCATGAGTTTTTTGCTTTTTTTTTCCGCTTCTCCCATGGGCCTTTTAGTGGGAACCGCTTTCTGGAGCGCTATCTTATTGACGTCGAGTTTACTTTGTTTTATAAAAATATCCGTATTTGTCTCTCCTGTCTGGCCGTTTCTTTTAACGGTTTTTACCTTTGTGTTTATCTCTTTTGTGCGGTTTATTGCTGCCAAAAAAGCATCTTTTGCCTGGTTTAAACTGCTGACCCAGGCCCAGCAGTTTACCATAAAAACCGTTGTCAGCCTGGTTGAAACGCGCGATCCTGAAACCGGGCAGCATATTGTGAGAACCCAAACTTATGCAAAGGCCCTGGGGGTTCATCTAAAACAGGCCGGCTTATTTACGGATATTTTAACAGATGGTTATATTGAGACGCTTTACCATGCAGCCCCGCTCCATGATATTGGTAAAGTCGGTATTCCGGACAACATATTGTTAAAGCCGGGCAAACTGACCGATGAAGAATTTGAAATCATGAAAACCCACGCCTCCATGGGCAGAGATACCCTTCAAAGGACAGACGCAAAAGAGATGGACAATTCTTTTTTAAAAATGGGTGCCCGGATTGCAGGCGCCCATCATGAACGGTGGGATGGTAAGGGATACCCGGACGGCCTTTGTGGCGAGAAAATCCCCCTTTGTGGCAGAATTATGGCCATTTGTGATGTGTATGATGCGCTGATCAGTGAACGGTGCTATAAACCGGCGTTTTCCCATGAAAAAGCGATGAATATTATCCTATCGGAAAAAGGAGCCCTGTTTGATCCCAGACTTGTCGATGGCTTTTTTGCCATAGAAAATACGATTCAATCCATCGCAGCCCGATATAAGGATTCATAA
- a CDS encoding OmpA family protein — protein sequence MIRYILLLSGTLFLFSCGAKTTVILLPEQDNKTGTVVVENNASSIILEKPYSCATVGQAASKIDTKTIEANKVREEYKTLFKAEPLNPVSILLYFEFGSDRLQPESAALIDDVLKLAKAREPSEVNIIGHSDTKGDSDYNYELGLGRARVVEKILKEADIDLRHVSVTSHGENDPLVITGDDVSEEKNRRVEIMVK from the coding sequence ATGATTCGCTATATTCTTCTTCTGTCGGGGACGCTTTTTCTTTTTTCCTGCGGCGCGAAGACGACTGTGATCCTTTTGCCGGAGCAGGATAATAAAACCGGCACTGTGGTCGTAGAAAACAATGCGTCCTCCATAATACTGGAAAAACCCTATAGCTGTGCAACAGTCGGCCAGGCAGCCTCAAAAATTGATACAAAAACAATTGAAGCAAATAAAGTCCGGGAGGAATACAAAACCCTGTTTAAAGCCGAACCCTTAAATCCTGTCTCTATTCTTCTCTATTTTGAATTCGGCTCGGATCGTTTGCAGCCGGAGTCCGCAGCCTTGATCGACGATGTACTTAAGCTGGCCAAAGCGCGGGAACCCTCGGAGGTCAATATTATCGGACACTCTGATACCAAGGGTGATTCAGATTATAATTATGAACTGGGCCTGGGCCGGGCCAGGGTCGTTGAAAAAATTTTGAAAGAAGCAGATATCGATTTGAGACATGTGTCGGTTACCTCCCACGGAGAGAATGACCCGTTGGTGATAACAGGTGACGATGTATCAGAGGAAAAAAATCGAAGAGTTGAGATAATGGTCAAGTAG
- a CDS encoding FecR domain-containing protein, whose amino-acid sequence MKNLIKVVLIFMVGCSATAFAQDGKVAFFKKVSGDVSIKRGETIVATAEGDPIFKSDVLITKKGGSAGIVFEDGTTMAVDQNTECNIKDYVFEPENNAYAFELYLKKGKAIYNSGRIGKLAPDKVSLETPNAIVGTRGTHFIIQVD is encoded by the coding sequence ATGAAAAATCTTATCAAGGTTGTTCTGATTTTTATGGTTGGATGTAGTGCAACGGCATTCGCCCAGGATGGGAAGGTTGCATTTTTTAAAAAGGTGTCCGGCGATGTTTCCATCAAACGGGGCGAAACGATTGTCGCGACGGCTGAAGGGGACCCGATTTTTAAATCAGATGTGCTGATTACAAAAAAAGGCGGGTCGGCCGGCATCGTATTCGAGGATGGTACAACCATGGCCGTAGACCAGAATACGGAATGTAACATCAAGGACTATGTCTTTGAACCTGAAAACAATGCATATGCCTTTGAGCTTTATCTTAAAAAGGGAAAGGCGATCTATAATTCAGGCCGAATTGGAAAGCTTGCACCGGATAAAGTCTCTTTAGAAACGCCAAACGCAATTGTAGGGACCCGGGGAACACATTTTATTATTCAGGTCGATTAA